One genomic window of Agrobacterium tumefaciens includes the following:
- a CDS encoding RES domain-containing protein, which yields MTPLPIALGGSELIAWRLDQAAYAPTWDSGEGAYRVGGRWNSKGVRAIYCSIDPSTAILEVAVHKGFPALDTVPHILTAAVIADTAAVHIVDPATVPNPNWLRPGIPSAGQQAFGDDLLRQHRFVAIPSAVSTHSWNLIFVASQAADSYSLKFQETFALDTRLHPPAAV from the coding sequence ATGACGCCTTTGCCGATTGCGCTTGGCGGGTCCGAGCTGATCGCGTGGCGGCTCGACCAGGCCGCTTATGCTCCCACATGGGATAGCGGTGAAGGCGCTTACCGTGTCGGCGGTCGCTGGAACAGCAAGGGCGTGCGGGCAATCTACTGCTCCATCGACCCGTCGACGGCGATCCTTGAGGTCGCGGTCCACAAGGGTTTTCCTGCGCTGGACACAGTCCCACATATCCTGACGGCCGCTGTCATCGCCGACACCGCCGCGGTGCATATCGTCGATCCCGCCACCGTTCCCAATCCGAACTGGCTCCGGCCCGGTATACCGAGCGCTGGTCAGCAGGCATTTGGCGACGACCTGCTGCGACAGCATCGTTTTGTCGCAATCCCAAGCGCGGTGTCCACCCATAGCTGGAACCTGATCTTTGTCGCGAGCCAAGCGGCTGACAGCTATTCGCTGAAGTTCCAGGAGACCTTCGCCCTTGATACCCGTCTCCACCCGCCGGCGGCGGTCTAA